TAATCAAACCCCTGGCCAACCAGACCGGGTTTCGCCCCGATGTGATCGTCCTAGACCGAGCTGCCCTGCCTCAAGAGCCGCTGTGGGCCAGCCAACCCGTCGTCACCCTTAGCAGCACCATCAAATTTGTGGCGGAGGTGGTCAGCAGCAACTGGCAAAACGACTATGCCCGTAAACTTGAAGACTACGCCCTACTGGGCATTCCAGAATACTGGATTGCTGACTATCAAGGGCTAGGCGGCGAGTTCTTTATTGGTCGGCCTAAACAACCTACATTAACCCTCTGTACTTTGAATGCAGAGGGGCGTTACGACCGGCAATTGCTGCGCGGCGATCAGCGCATTACGTCTTTTGTCTTTCCCAACTTGAACCTGACCGCCAAAACCATCCTTGGGGTTGGATGAGATGGAGCCCTAGTCGTTATGGGTGAATGCCAGCATTCAGCGGACTCGGACAGTAGCACCCCCTGGTACTGCAGCTGGTGACAACAGTTACTGCTCAGCTGTGATGCAAACGCGATTACCCATAACTTTCAAGCAAACCCCTCCCCCTCGTGAGCGAAGCAGGAGCTGGAGCTGGATCAAATACAACGATGTACTGAGCTGAGGAACTCAGCCGCCGCAGGGCTTTCAAATGGGCATCCGCATCATTGCGACGCCGAAATCGAGTGAGGGTGCGCCGCTGCATGTGGGGGAGGAGTTGAACAACGCACCAGGGATGGAGCAGTTGGTTGTAGACCGTGGGAGCTTCCACCTCGCAGGCTGCCGATGAAAAGTCCTGCGGGTTCTCCAA
This Candidatus Obscuribacterales bacterium DNA region includes the following protein-coding sequences:
- a CDS encoding Uma2 family endonuclease, whose translation is MALASDRPTQSLSLSFDDFLAQYGDDSRYELIDGELFDLEPTGPHEEVAAAIARWLNYDIVQQGADYFIPHRCLIKPLANQTGFRPDVIVLDRAALPQEPLWASQPVVTLSSTIKFVAEVVSSNWQNDYARKLEDYALLGIPEYWIADYQGLGGEFFIGRPKQPTLTLCTLNAEGRYDRQLLRGDQRITSFVFPNLNLTAKTILGVG